The Roseicyclus marinus genome has a segment encoding these proteins:
- a CDS encoding M20/M25/M40 family metallo-hydrolase, with protein sequence MSLDAVLARLDADLDAATARLFELLRIPSISTDPAFAPDVRRAADWLCADLAGMGFQAAVHDTTGHPMVVGHHDGPGPHLLFYGHYDVQPVDPLSLWDRDPFDPELQETPKGRVIRARGAADDKGQLMTFLEACRAIKAETGTLPCKITVFLEGEEESGSPSLVPYLKAHGDALRADLALICDTGLFAEGVPAIVTQLRGLLGEEMTITGPRIDLHSGMYGGMAINPIRVLTRILGGLHDDQGRVQVPGFYDGVEEISEDLAAQWAGLGFDADGFLGDVGLSVPAGETDRTPLESLWSRPTAEINGIWGGYTGAGFKTVLPSEAHAKVSFRLVAGQDPFKLREAFRAWVTAQLPEDCTIAWKDHGASPASRMDISHPAFAIARASLSQEWPGEAAFIGGGGSIPVAGHFKEILGMDSLLAGFGKDDDAIHSPNEKYDLDSFHRGMRAWARILTGIAES encoded by the coding sequence ATGTCGCTTGATGCCGTTCTCGCCCGGCTCGATGCCGATCTCGACGCTGCCACCGCGCGTCTTTTCGAATTGCTGCGCATCCCCTCGATCTCGACCGATCCCGCCTTCGCCCCCGATGTGCGCCGCGCCGCCGATTGGCTCTGCGCGGATCTGGCGGGCATGGGGTTTCAGGCGGCGGTCCATGACACGACCGGCCATCCGATGGTCGTGGGCCACCATGACGGCCCCGGCCCGCATCTGCTCTTCTACGGTCATTACGACGTGCAGCCGGTCGATCCCCTGTCGCTCTGGGACCGCGACCCTTTCGATCCCGAACTGCAGGAGACGCCCAAGGGCCGCGTGATCCGCGCGCGCGGGGCCGCCGATGACAAGGGCCAGCTGATGACCTTCCTGGAGGCCTGCCGCGCCATCAAGGCCGAAACAGGCACCCTGCCCTGCAAGATCACCGTCTTTCTCGAGGGGGAGGAGGAATCGGGTTCCCCCTCCCTCGTGCCTTATCTCAAGGCCCATGGCGATGCGCTCCGCGCCGATCTCGCGCTGATCTGCGACACGGGCCTTTTCGCCGAGGGCGTGCCTGCCATCGTCACCCAGCTGCGCGGCCTTCTGGGCGAGGAGATGACGATCACCGGCCCCCGCATCGACCTGCATTCGGGCATGTATGGCGGCATGGCGATCAACCCGATCCGGGTGCTGACCCGCATTCTCGGCGGGCTGCATGACGATCAGGGCCGCGTGCAGGTGCCGGGCTTCTACGACGGGGTGGAGGAGATCTCCGAGGATCTGGCCGCGCAATGGGCAGGCCTTGGCTTTGATGCCGACGGCTTTCTGGGCGATGTGGGCCTCTCGGTCCCTGCGGGCGAAACCGACCGCACGCCGCTCGAATCGCTCTGGTCGCGCCCCACGGCGGAAATCAACGGCATCTGGGGCGGCTATACCGGCGCGGGCTTCAAGACCGTCCTGCCGTCCGAGGCCCATGCCAAGGTGTCGTTCCGCCTTGTCGCGGGCCAGGACCCGTTCAAGCTGCGCGAGGCCTTCCGCGCCTGGGTCACGGCGCAACTGCCCGAGGATTGCACCATCGCGTGGAAAGACCATGGCGCAAGCCCGGCCAGCCGGATGGATATCTCCCACCCCGCCTTTGCCATCGCGCGCGCGTCCCTCAGCCAGGAATGGCCGGGCGAGGCCGCCTTCATCGGCGGCGGCGGCTCGATCCCCGTCGCGGGGCATTTCAAGGAGATCCTCGGGATGGATTCGCTCCTTGCAGGCTTCGGCAAGGATGACGACGCGATCCATTCCCCGAACGAGAAATACGACCTGGACAGTTTCCACCGGGGCATGCGCGCCTGGGCCCGCATCCTGACGGGCATCGCCGAAAGCTGA